The following coding sequences lie in one Rhizobium rhododendri genomic window:
- a CDS encoding nucleotidyltransferase family protein, with translation MTRDEAIEALKQQADALKALGATSLFLFGSVARNEAGPTSDLDVFIDYDRTKKFSLINLASIKLLLEDALPTDVDVTTRNSLHHKLKDRIESSAIRIF, from the coding sequence ATGACCCGAGATGAGGCCATCGAAGCGTTGAAACAGCAGGCTGATGCGCTGAAGGCGCTCGGCGCGACCTCGCTTTTCCTGTTCGGCTCGGTAGCCCGGAACGAGGCGGGCCCGACGAGCGATCTCGATGTGTTTATTGATTATGACAGGACAAAGAAATTCTCGTTAATCAATCTTGCCAGCATAAAGCTTCTTCTTGAGGACGCGCTACCCACCGACGTCGATGTTACCACGCGCAACAGTCTGCATCACAAGTTAAAAGACAGAATAGAAAGTTCAGCAATACGGATATTTTAG
- a CDS encoding site-specific DNA-methyltransferase, translated as MASVFPLADLKISERPGSWIDTIIKGDCVAALEALPTHSVDVIFADPPYNLQLGGALHRPDQSLVDAVDDEWDQFASFEAYDAFTRAWLLACRRVLKPTGTLWVIGSYHNIFRVGAMMQDLNFWILNDIVWRKTNPMPNFKGRRFQNAHETMIWASPSAKAKGYTFNYDALKASNDDVQMRSDWLFPICSGGERLKGEDGKKAHPTQKPEALLARVIMASSKPGDIILDPFFGTGTTGAVAKRLGRHFVGIEREQEYIDHAAARIAAVDTLGKAELVVMTGKKQEVRVAFNVLVENGMIRPGQVLTDSRRRYSAIVRADGTVASGGDAGSIHRLGAKVQGLDACNGWTFWHFDDGKSLRPIDELRSIIRADLAKAEA; from the coding sequence ATGGCGTCAGTTTTCCCGCTTGCCGACCTCAAGATTTCCGAGAGGCCGGGGTCCTGGATCGACACGATCATCAAGGGCGACTGCGTCGCCGCGTTGGAGGCCCTGCCCACCCATTCCGTCGACGTGATCTTTGCGGATCCACCCTACAACCTGCAACTCGGCGGCGCGCTCCACCGTCCCGATCAGTCGCTGGTCGATGCGGTCGATGACGAGTGGGACCAGTTCGCCTCCTTCGAGGCCTATGACGCATTTACCCGCGCCTGGCTGCTCGCCTGCCGCCGCGTTTTGAAGCCGACCGGTACCCTTTGGGTCATCGGCTCATACCACAACATTTTCCGCGTCGGCGCGATGATGCAGGATCTCAATTTCTGGATCCTTAACGACATCGTCTGGCGCAAGACCAACCCCATGCCGAACTTCAAGGGCCGTCGCTTCCAGAATGCCCATGAGACGATGATCTGGGCGAGCCCGAGCGCCAAGGCCAAGGGCTATACCTTCAACTACGATGCCCTCAAGGCGTCGAACGACGACGTCCAGATGCGCTCCGACTGGCTCTTCCCGATCTGCAGCGGTGGCGAGCGGCTGAAGGGTGAGGACGGCAAGAAGGCCCATCCCACCCAGAAGCCGGAAGCGCTGCTGGCCCGCGTCATCATGGCGTCGTCGAAGCCCGGCGACATCATACTCGACCCGTTCTTCGGCACCGGCACCACGGGCGCCGTCGCCAAGCGCCTCGGACGTCACTTTGTCGGTATCGAGCGCGAGCAGGAATATATCGACCACGCCGCAGCCCGCATCGCTGCGGTCGATACGCTCGGCAAGGCGGAACTCGTCGTCATGACCGGCAAGAAGCAGGAGGTGCGCGTCGCCTTCAACGTGCTGGTCGAGAACGGCATGATCCGCCCCGGACAGGTCCTGACCGACAGCCGTCGCCGCTACAGCGCCATCGTCCGCGCCGACGGCACGGTTGCATCCGGCGGCGACGCCGGCTCGATCCATCGCCTTGGCGCCAAAGTTCAGGGTCTCGACGCCTGCAACGGATGGACCTTCTGGCATTTCGACGACGGGAAATCCCTGCGCCCGATCGACGAACTCCGTTCCATCATCCGCGCCGATCTGGCGAAAGCCGAAGCCTGA
- a CDS encoding nuclear transport factor 2 family protein, protein MQFDPAERIELFHEAVNGMDYAAMERFFAPEATYVSNGVGSLVGREAVLAAIRQYFETYPDQVGINSLVETLTPLSGRAVWSVRATHAVTGKPLVREGEETIIFNEDGQVVSVEVTDYQAF, encoded by the coding sequence ATGCAATTCGACCCGGCAGAACGCATCGAACTCTTCCATGAGGCCGTCAATGGCATGGACTATGCGGCAATGGAGCGGTTTTTCGCGCCCGAGGCCACCTATGTCTCGAACGGCGTCGGCAGCCTTGTCGGCCGCGAGGCGGTGCTTGCGGCCATCCGCCAGTATTTCGAGACTTATCCGGATCAGGTGGGCATCAACAGCCTCGTCGAGACGCTGACGCCGCTTTCCGGCCGCGCCGTCTGGTCGGTGCGGGCGACCCACGCGGTGACTGGCAAGCCGCTGGTGCGCGAAGGCGAGGAAACGATCATCTTCAACGAAGACGGCCAGGTGGTCAGCGTAGAAGTCACCGATTATCAGGCGTTCTGA
- a CDS encoding HAD family hydrolase: MTPQIQHIVFDIGKVLIHYDPDLPFARVIPDEAERNWFFANVCTHEWNIEQDRGRTWQEAEDLLIAEHPERAEQIRAFRKHWHEMVPHHYEDSVAITEKLIAEGRDVTLLTNFASDTFREAQERFPFLTKTRGVTVSGDIKLIKPDVAIYETHAKSFGLDPASTLFIDDSLANVEGAKAAGWNAVHFTGADKLRADLATFGIEV, encoded by the coding sequence ATGACGCCCCAGATACAGCATATTGTTTTCGACATCGGCAAGGTCCTGATCCACTACGATCCGGACCTCCCCTTCGCCCGTGTCATTCCCGATGAGGCGGAGCGCAACTGGTTCTTTGCCAATGTCTGCACCCACGAATGGAATATCGAGCAGGACCGGGGCCGCACGTGGCAGGAGGCAGAGGACCTACTGATCGCCGAACATCCCGAGCGCGCCGAGCAGATCCGCGCCTTTCGCAAGCACTGGCACGAGATGGTGCCGCACCACTACGAAGACAGTGTCGCGATCACGGAGAAACTGATTGCCGAGGGCCGCGATGTGACGCTGCTCACCAACTTCGCCTCCGACACCTTTCGCGAGGCTCAGGAACGGTTTCCGTTCCTCACCAAGACGCGCGGCGTCACGGTGTCGGGCGACATCAAGTTGATCAAGCCGGACGTGGCGATCTACGAGACCCATGCGAAGAGCTTCGGCCTCGATCCGGCATCAACACTCTTCATCGACGACTCGCTGGCCAACGTCGAGGGCGCCAAGGCTGCCGGCTGGAACGCGGTCCATTTCACCGGCGCGGACAAGCTGCGCGCCGATCTTGCAACATTTGGCATCGAGGTTTGA
- the mutY gene encoding A/G-specific adenine glycosylase, translating to MMTLKQLTPPSAAVLLAWYDRHHRDLPWRVSPSMAARGVLPDPYHIWLSEVMLQQTTVAAVKAYFAKFVSRWPTVGDLAAAPVDDVMAAWAGLGYYARARNLKKCADAVAGEHGGRFPDTEEGLRALPGIGDYTSAAVAAIAFDRQAAVMDGNVERVISRLYAISTPLPAAKPLMKQKVVALTPAVRPGDFAQAMMDLGATICTPERPACALCPFNGSCEALALHDPEHFPVKAAKKTKPVRQGAAFVAVNDAGEILLRRRIDSGLLGGMTEVPTTAWTARIDGDMTVDAAPFAANWQACGTVVHVFTHFELRLSIFRASVGARSKSNDGWWEPVINLDAQALPTVMKKAIAQAIPRAFD from the coding sequence ATGATGACCTTGAAACAGCTTACGCCTCCGTCCGCCGCAGTGCTTCTTGCCTGGTACGACCGGCATCACCGCGACCTGCCCTGGCGTGTCTCGCCCTCGATGGCAGCGCGCGGCGTTCTGCCCGATCCCTATCACATCTGGCTGTCGGAAGTGATGCTGCAGCAGACGACAGTCGCGGCAGTAAAGGCCTATTTCGCCAAGTTCGTCAGTCGCTGGCCGACGGTGGGCGATCTCGCGGCCGCTCCTGTCGACGACGTCATGGCTGCATGGGCAGGCCTCGGATACTACGCCCGGGCGAGAAACCTGAAGAAGTGCGCCGATGCCGTCGCCGGCGAGCACGGCGGGCGCTTTCCTGATACGGAAGAAGGATTGCGTGCCCTGCCGGGCATCGGCGACTATACTTCGGCAGCGGTCGCCGCCATCGCCTTCGACCGGCAGGCGGCAGTCATGGACGGCAATGTCGAGCGCGTCATCTCCAGGCTCTATGCCATCTCCACGCCCTTGCCGGCGGCAAAACCGCTGATGAAGCAGAAGGTGGTGGCGCTGACGCCAGCGGTCAGGCCCGGCGATTTCGCCCAGGCGATGATGGACCTCGGCGCGACGATCTGCACACCGGAGAGGCCGGCCTGTGCGCTCTGTCCGTTCAATGGCAGCTGCGAGGCTCTTGCGCTGCATGACCCGGAGCATTTTCCGGTGAAGGCGGCGAAAAAGACAAAGCCGGTTCGCCAGGGTGCGGCCTTCGTTGCGGTCAACGATGCCGGCGAAATCCTGCTGCGACGGCGGATCGACAGCGGCCTGCTCGGCGGCATGACGGAGGTGCCTACAACAGCGTGGACGGCGCGGATCGACGGCGACATGACTGTCGATGCAGCACCCTTTGCCGCCAACTGGCAGGCCTGCGGCACCGTCGTGCACGTCTTCACGCATTTCGAGCTGCGGCTTTCGATTTTCCGCGCTTCCGTCGGCGCCAGATCCAAAAGCAATGACGGATGGTGGGAGCCGGTTATAAATCTTGACGCACAGGCCTTGCCGACCGTCATGAAAAAAGCGATCGCCCAGGCTATTCCCCGTGCTTTCGATTAG
- a CDS encoding DUF721 domain-containing protein, with protein MSYPRKGAKQISEVANGLIDPVLARRAGISTALLGSWDDIVGADFADCTRPEKIAWAKRNGPGEGGYQPGVLTIACEGARALFLTHAQGELIQRINGFFGFAAVHQIRIIQKPVSQHAKRSRAPVPLKGAAAVKLEGMMEGIEGDKLRAAVQRLGTAVLGKRITGK; from the coding sequence ATGAGTTATCCCCGCAAAGGCGCCAAGCAGATCTCCGAAGTGGCGAATGGCCTGATCGATCCGGTGCTGGCGCGCCGGGCCGGAATCAGCACCGCCTTGCTCGGCTCCTGGGACGATATAGTCGGCGCCGATTTTGCCGATTGCACCCGCCCTGAAAAGATCGCCTGGGCCAAGCGTAACGGTCCGGGCGAGGGCGGCTACCAGCCCGGCGTGCTGACCATCGCGTGCGAAGGTGCCCGCGCCCTGTTCCTCACCCACGCCCAGGGCGAGCTGATCCAGCGCATCAACGGCTTCTTCGGCTTTGCCGCCGTGCACCAGATCCGCATCATCCAGAAGCCGGTCTCCCAGCACGCCAAGCGCTCGCGCGCGCCGGTGCCGCTGAAAGGCGCCGCCGCGGTGAAGCTCGAGGGGATGATGGAGGGCATCGAAGGCGACAAGCTGCGAGCCGCCGTCCAGAGGCTCGGGACGGCTGTGCTGGGCAAGCGCATTACCGGCAAATAA
- the relB gene encoding type II toxin-antitoxin system RelB family antitoxin has translation MLALRLPPEIEARLDELAKRTGRSKSFYARQAILEHLDDLEDLYVAEQRLEEFRRGDSDSISLAELMARHGVED, from the coding sequence ATGCTTGCCCTGCGTTTGCCGCCTGAAATCGAAGCAAGACTAGATGAACTCGCCAAACGCACCGGGCGGAGCAAGAGCTTCTATGCGCGTCAAGCGATATTGGAACACTTGGACGATCTGGAAGACCTCTACGTCGCCGAGCAAAGGCTCGAAGAATTCCGTAGAGGCGACAGTGATAGTATTTCTCTCGCTGAGTTGATGGCGCGCCATGGCGTGGAGGATTGA
- a CDS encoding type II toxin-antitoxin system RelE family toxin produces MAWRIEFQRSAERDLEKLDHESVKRILRFLHTRVASLEDPRSIGEALRGSELGNFWKYRVGDYRIIVDIDDGTVRILVVRIGNRKDVYRR; encoded by the coding sequence ATGGCGTGGAGGATTGAGTTCCAGCGGTCAGCGGAACGCGATCTTGAAAAGCTCGACCATGAGAGCGTGAAAAGGATACTCCGTTTCCTTCACACCCGTGTCGCCAGCCTCGAGGACCCCCGGTCGATAGGGGAGGCGCTTCGCGGATCGGAACTTGGAAACTTCTGGAAGTATCGTGTTGGAGACTATCGCATCATTGTCGACATAGACGACGGCACTGTCCGGATATTGGTCGTCCGCATTGGCAATCGGAAGGACGTCTATCGCCGCTGA
- a CDS encoding DsbA family protein, translated as MPMSDMLLTKRHLLGGAALGAFAMALAATGAGTAFAATAPTPEGTVDMAQALQPGKSPDMAVGDPNAKVKIIEYMSTTCPHCAHFAATTFDPIKTKYIDTGKVYFIIREFPIASQDQDPAAYAAFMLVRCAPNGPSVPLLETFMKQQMQWAGPAVTDVRASLLQISKIAGFTQDSFEACLNNGALVDDINAVRARGVTFGVNGTPTFLINGKRYSGDMSVDSMSAIIDSML; from the coding sequence ATGCCGATGTCCGACATGCTTCTGACCAAACGCCATCTTCTCGGCGGTGCTGCCCTTGGCGCATTCGCAATGGCGCTGGCCGCGACCGGTGCCGGCACTGCGTTTGCCGCGACTGCTCCGACGCCGGAAGGCACGGTCGACATGGCGCAGGCGCTGCAGCCTGGCAAGTCGCCCGACATGGCGGTGGGCGACCCAAACGCCAAGGTCAAGATCATCGAATACATGTCGACGACCTGCCCGCATTGCGCCCATTTCGCAGCCACCACCTTCGATCCGATCAAGACCAAGTATATCGACACCGGCAAGGTCTATTTCATCATCCGCGAATTCCCGATTGCCAGCCAGGACCAGGATCCGGCAGCCTATGCCGCTTTCATGCTGGTACGCTGCGCCCCGAACGGCCCATCCGTGCCGCTGCTCGAGACATTTATGAAGCAGCAGATGCAGTGGGCTGGTCCCGCGGTCACCGATGTTCGCGCTTCGCTGCTTCAAATCTCCAAAATCGCCGGTTTTACACAGGACAGCTTCGAAGCCTGCTTGAACAACGGCGCACTTGTGGATGATATAAACGCCGTGCGGGCACGCGGCGTCACTTTCGGCGTCAACGGCACACCCACGTTCCTGATCAACGGGAAGCGTTACTCCGGGGACATGTCGGTTGATTCTATGTCGGCCATCATCGACAGCATGCTCTGA
- a CDS encoding chromosome segregation SMC family protein, producing the protein MKFNKLRLVGFKSFVEPSEFVIEGGLTGVVGPNGCGKSNLVEALRWVMGENSYKNMRASGMDDVIFSGSGHRPARNTAEVALYLDNADRTAPAAFNDSDEIQITRRIEREQGSVYRINGKEARAKDVQLLFADASTGARSPSMVGQGRIGELIQAKPQARRQLLEEAAGISGLHSRRHEAELRLRAAETNLERLDDVTTQLDSQIESLKRQARQANRFKMLSADIRAREALLLHIRWVQAKQAEGEGESALNQATVVVVKKAQAQMEAAKAQAVASLKMPELREAEAKAAAGLQRLQIARTQLEEDVGRILRRRDELMRRLAQLGEDIRREEQLVVDNAAILERLDAEEAELSDMLADSGRLSEESRTAFEAAATTLAESEGLFARLTAERAEAAAVRNQLERAIRDLGDRKMRLERQMAEANGELATIAEKMASLPDPVERREQVEAAEIGVEDAETAAQSVEAALAKARGTEAMARPPVEQARTRLNALETEARTIARMLDGGGAAGGFPPVADDISVDRGFETALGAALGDDLDTPLDPGAPAHWSDNGDGSNDPDLPEGAVPLTAHVGAPPALKRRLRQIGLVAGGDAIRLMAVLKPGQRLVTREGAVFRWDGHITGADAPSAAALRLAQRNRLAELQAEVELAAKILAEAEALLAAAADAIRAEERRLTEARDRSRILARQLTEARDALVAAERASGDLIRRRDVLNEAVSQLKAQIEDLAIQDENARIEIEDAPDLTVIDAQLRDQQAAVATDRGVLAEARARYEGLNRENEARQRRLMAIGQERETWRQRVASADGHIQTLRDRESEAREEAAELELAPDEFDDKRRALMSELQKMEEVRRGAADRLAEADIVQREADKLATTALSELAESRERRGRAEERLMSARERRLESEARIREALNVAPHEALRIAGNPTGGEPDLREVERELDRLKIERERLGAVNLRAEEESKELSDKLAALIKERDDIIDAIRKLRGAIQSLNREGRERLIAAFDIVNVQFQRLFTHLFGGGTAELQLIESDDPLEAGLEILARPPGKKPQTMTLLSGGEQALTAMALIFAVFLTNPAPICVLDEVDAPLDDHNVERYCNLMDEMSASTDTRFVVITHNPITMARMDRLFGVTMAEQGVSQLVSVDLQTAERLRESA; encoded by the coding sequence ATGAAATTCAACAAGCTCCGTCTCGTCGGCTTCAAGTCCTTCGTCGAACCCTCGGAATTCGTCATCGAGGGCGGCTTGACGGGCGTTGTCGGGCCGAACGGCTGCGGAAAGTCCAATCTCGTCGAAGCCCTTCGCTGGGTAATGGGCGAGAATTCCTACAAGAACATGCGCGCGTCAGGCATGGACGACGTGATCTTCTCCGGCTCCGGCCACCGTCCGGCACGCAACACGGCAGAAGTGGCGCTCTATCTCGACAATGCCGACCGCACCGCACCCGCCGCCTTCAACGACAGCGATGAAATCCAGATCACCCGCCGCATCGAGCGCGAGCAGGGCTCCGTCTACCGGATCAACGGCAAGGAAGCCCGCGCCAAGGATGTGCAGCTGCTGTTCGCCGATGCCTCGACCGGCGCCCGCTCGCCGTCAATGGTCGGCCAGGGGCGCATCGGTGAATTGATCCAAGCCAAGCCCCAGGCACGCCGCCAACTGCTCGAGGAAGCCGCCGGCATTTCCGGGCTGCATTCCCGCCGCCACGAAGCCGAGCTCCGCCTGCGCGCTGCCGAAACCAATCTCGAACGGCTCGACGACGTCACCACCCAGCTCGATAGCCAGATCGAGAGCCTGAAGCGTCAGGCCCGCCAGGCCAACCGCTTCAAGATGCTGTCGGCCGATATCCGCGCTCGCGAGGCGTTGCTGCTGCATATTCGATGGGTGCAGGCCAAGCAGGCCGAGGGTGAGGGCGAGAGCGCCCTGAACCAGGCGACGGTCGTCGTGGTGAAAAAGGCGCAGGCCCAGATGGAAGCGGCAAAGGCGCAGGCCGTCGCCAGTCTGAAGATGCCGGAGCTGCGCGAGGCCGAGGCCAAAGCCGCCGCCGGTCTGCAGCGTCTGCAGATCGCCCGCACCCAGCTGGAGGAAGACGTCGGCCGCATTTTGCGCCGTCGCGACGAACTGATGCGCAGGCTGGCCCAGCTCGGCGAAGACATCAGGCGCGAGGAACAGCTGGTGGTCGACAATGCCGCCATCCTTGAGCGCCTGGATGCCGAAGAGGCGGAGCTTTCGGACATGCTCGCCGATTCCGGCCGGTTATCGGAGGAGAGCCGCACCGCATTCGAGGCCGCAGCCACGACGCTTGCCGAAAGCGAAGGGCTGTTCGCCCGGCTGACGGCGGAGCGCGCCGAGGCTGCCGCCGTCCGCAACCAGCTGGAGCGCGCCATCCGCGATCTCGGCGACCGCAAGATGCGACTTGAGCGGCAGATGGCCGAGGCAAACGGCGAACTTGCAACCATCGCTGAGAAGATGGCAAGTCTGCCGGATCCGGTCGAGCGGCGTGAGCAGGTCGAGGCCGCCGAAATCGGTGTCGAGGATGCCGAAACTGCCGCCCAATCTGTCGAGGCGGCGCTGGCAAAAGCCCGCGGCACCGAGGCCATGGCCCGCCCTCCGGTAGAGCAGGCCCGCACCCGCCTCAACGCTCTCGAAACCGAGGCACGCACCATTGCCCGCATGCTCGACGGCGGCGGCGCTGCCGGGGGCTTTCCGCCGGTTGCCGACGATATCAGCGTCGATCGCGGCTTCGAGACGGCGCTGGGGGCAGCGCTCGGAGACGACCTCGATACGCCGCTCGATCCAGGCGCGCCTGCCCACTGGTCGGATAACGGCGATGGCTCCAACGATCCTGACCTGCCCGAGGGTGCCGTGCCGCTGACCGCCCATGTCGGCGCACCACCGGCCCTGAAACGCCGGCTCCGGCAAATCGGCCTCGTCGCCGGTGGCGATGCAATCAGGCTGATGGCAGTTCTCAAGCCCGGCCAGCGGCTGGTCACCCGCGAAGGCGCTGTTTTCCGCTGGGACGGCCATATCACCGGCGCCGATGCGCCGAGCGCTGCAGCCCTGAGGCTCGCCCAGCGAAATAGGCTTGCCGAGTTGCAGGCGGAAGTCGAGCTCGCCGCCAAAATCCTGGCGGAAGCCGAGGCGCTGCTGGCGGCTGCAGCCGACGCAATCCGTGCCGAGGAACGCCGCCTGACGGAAGCCCGCGACCGTAGCCGCATCCTGGCCCGCCAGCTGACGGAGGCCCGCGATGCACTGGTGGCCGCCGAACGCGCTTCTGGCGATCTCATTCGTCGTCGCGACGTTCTCAATGAGGCCGTAAGCCAGCTGAAGGCGCAGATCGAGGATCTGGCCATCCAGGACGAGAATGCCCGGATCGAGATCGAGGATGCACCCGACCTCACCGTCATCGACGCGCAATTGCGCGACCAGCAGGCGGCTGTTGCCACCGACCGTGGCGTGCTGGCCGAGGCGCGCGCCCGCTACGAGGGCCTTAACCGCGAGAACGAGGCACGCCAGCGCCGGCTGATGGCGATCGGCCAGGAACGCGAGACCTGGCGCCAGCGCGTGGCAAGCGCCGACGGCCACATCCAGACGCTGCGCGACCGCGAATCTGAGGCCCGCGAGGAGGCTGCCGAACTGGAGCTTGCGCCCGATGAGTTCGACGACAAGCGCCGGGCGCTAATGAGCGAATTGCAGAAGATGGAGGAAGTCAGGCGTGGGGCTGCCGACCGCCTGGCCGAGGCCGACATCGTCCAGCGCGAGGCCGACAAACTGGCGACGACGGCGCTCTCCGAGCTCGCCGAAAGCCGCGAGCGGCGGGGCCGGGCCGAGGAAAGGCTGATGTCTGCCCGCGAAAGGCGGCTGGAAAGCGAAGCCCGCATCCGCGAGGCCCTCAACGTCGCCCCGCACGAGGCGCTGCGGATTGCCGGCAACCCGACCGGAGGCGAGCCGGACCTGCGCGAAGTCGAACGCGAGCTGGACCGGCTGAAGATCGAGCGCGAGAGGCTGGGCGCCGTCAACCTGCGGGCCGAGGAAGAAAGCAAGGAGCTCAGCGACAAGCTGGCAGCGCTCATCAAGGAGCGCGACGATATCATCGACGCCATCCGCAAGCTGCGCGGCGCCATCCAGAGCCTCAACCGCGAAGGCCGCGAACGGCTGATTGCTGCCTTCGATATCGTCAATGTCCAGTTCCAGCGGCTGTTCACCCATCTGTTCGGGGGCGGCACGGCTGAGCTGCAGCTTATCGAATCCGACGATCCGCTCGAGGCCGGCCTCGAGATCCTCGCCCGCCCGCCTGGCAAGAAGCCGCAGACCATGACGCTGCTGTCTGGCGGCGAACAGGCGCTGACGGCGATGGCCCTGATCTTCGCCGTCTTTCTGACGAACCCCGCACCGATCTGCGTGCTCGACGAGGTCGATGCCCCGCTCGACGACCACAATGTCGAGCGCTACTGCAATCTGATGGACGAGATGTCCGCCTCGACAGACACCCGCTTCGTCGTCATCACCCACAATCCGATCACTATGGCCCGCATGGACCGCCTCTTCGGCGTCACCATGGCCGAACAAGGCGTCTCCCAACTCGTCTCCGTCGATCTGCAAACCGCGGAACGGCTGCGCGAAAGCGCGTGA
- a CDS encoding MBL fold metallo-hydrolase produces MSDFTASLRVGEPYPGIFAYYDGRIEGRRLHSDRPNWLDDGAYSLGIASYAILDGVEALVYDTHMSLAHAAAIRDHLEALGARSIRVVLSHWHTDHIAGNAAFADCEIVALKGTADAMAANREKLENGDPPIAPVVMPTRLFETKLELAVGKRRIELHHFDIHSADGNVLWLPDEGILLAGDTLEDTVTYISEPQNIATHIRELERMRKLPIKRILPNHGALERIAGGGYEPTLIDANRRYLIAMSDVAAGKMDPDHDLASFVADDIATGAILYFAPYESVHAENIVAVLSGSKPER; encoded by the coding sequence ATGTCTGATTTCACTGCGTCGCTCCGCGTTGGCGAACCCTATCCCGGCATTTTTGCCTATTACGACGGACGGATTGAGGGCAGGCGGCTTCATTCGGACAGGCCGAACTGGCTTGACGACGGGGCCTATTCGCTGGGGATTGCCTCCTATGCCATCCTCGATGGGGTCGAGGCGCTGGTCTACGACACCCACATGTCGCTGGCCCACGCCGCTGCGATCCGCGACCATCTGGAGGCGCTGGGTGCACGGTCGATCCGCGTCGTGCTCAGCCATTGGCACACCGACCATATCGCCGGTAACGCCGCGTTTGCCGATTGCGAGATCGTTGCACTGAAGGGTACTGCTGATGCGATGGCGGCCAATCGCGAAAAGCTGGAGAACGGCGATCCACCCATTGCGCCTGTGGTCATGCCCACCCGGCTTTTTGAGACGAAACTCGAGCTGGCGGTCGGCAAGCGTCGCATTGAACTTCACCATTTCGACATCCATAGCGCCGACGGCAATGTCCTCTGGTTGCCGGATGAGGGCATATTGCTCGCCGGTGATACGCTGGAAGACACGGTTACCTACATCTCCGAGCCGCAGAATATTGCCACCCACATCCGCGAACTCGAGCGCATGCGCAAATTGCCGATCAAGCGCATTCTCCCCAATCACGGAGCCTTGGAGCGCATCGCCGGCGGTGGCTACGAGCCCACGCTGATCGATGCTAACCGCAGATATCTCATCGCGATGAGCGACGTCGCGGCCGGGAAAATGGATCCGGATCATGATCTTGCAAGCTTTGTCGCGGATGACATCGCAACCGGCGCAATCCTGTACTTCGCGCCCTATGAATCAGTCCATGCCGAAAACATCGTAGCCGTCCTGTCGGGCAGCAAGCCGGAAAGGTGA